From the Clupea harengus chromosome 15, Ch_v2.0.2, whole genome shotgun sequence genome, one window contains:
- the rpain gene encoding RPA-interacting protein, with protein MEALKHRTRYGPPVPWKETYRKRCFERLKTGRSRLLERYRQAGDSDGTGKGSMVEEIMQEEWSTLQSSEGRLASPWNNVGRDLFGAVHQDDEFSVLQEIQQELLAEELAILEDYHRNMQFEEQALNALVEGMEDCGLIICPVCFANNMTVTSHFISCPCGLYINTLGRNVSPAVLRTLLEQHVTHHTDTECPHNPVFSMVINMDSSSSLMASCGACDYLSVVL; from the exons ATGGAAGCTCTGAAACACCGGACGCGTTATGGACCCCCTGTCCCATGGAAAGAAACTTATAGAAAG CGTTGTTTTGAGAGGCTTAAGACAGGTAGGTCTCGGTTGTTGGAGAGGTACCGCCAGGCTGGAGACAGCGATGGCACTGGAAAAGGCTCCATGGTCGAAGAGATTATGCAGGAGGAGTGGAGTACCCTGCAGTCCTCCGAAGGCAGATTAGCATCGCCATGGAACAACGTTGGCAGAGAC TTGTTTGGAGCCGTACACCAAGACGATGAGTTTTCAGTCCTTCAAGAAATTCAACAAGAGCTTCTAGCCGAAG AGCTTGCCATTCTGGAGGATTACCACAGGAACATGCAGTTTGAGGAGCAGGCCTTGAATGCGCTGGTGGAGGGAATGGAAGACTGTGGTCTCATCATCTGTCCAGTCTGTTTCGC AAACAATATGACGGTGACCAGCCATTTTATCTCTTGCCCGTGTGGCTTGTACATCAACACACTG GGTAGGAACGTGAGCCCTGCGGTGTTGAGGACTCTCCTGGAGCAGCATGTCACCCACCACACGGACACAGAGTGTCCCCACAACCCCGTCTTCTCCATGGTGATCAACATGGACAGCTCCTCCAGCCTTATGGCCAGCTGTGGG GCCTGTGATTACCTGTCTGTTGTTCTCTGA